The following proteins are co-located in the Peromyscus maniculatus bairdii isolate BWxNUB_F1_BW_parent chromosome 23, HU_Pman_BW_mat_3.1, whole genome shotgun sequence genome:
- the Pomp gene encoding proteasome maturation protein: protein MNARGLGSQLKDSIPVTELSGSGPFESHDLLRKGFSSVKNELLPSHPLELSEKNFQLNQDKMNFSTLRNIQGLFAPLKLQMEFKAVQQVQRLPFLPSSNLSLDILRGNEETIGFEDILNDPSQSELMGEPHLMVEYKLGLL from the exons ATG AACGCCAGAGGCCTTGGGTCGCAGCTGAAGGACAGTATTCCAGTTACAGAGCTCTCAGGGAGTGGGCCGTTTGAGAGTCATGATCTCCTCCGGAAGGG gtTTTCTTCTGTGAAAAATGAACTTTTGCCCAGTCACCCTCTTgaattatcagaaaaaaat TTCCAGCTTAACCAAGACAAGATGAACTTTTCCACCCTGAGGAACATCCAGGGTCTGTTTGCCcccctgaagttacagatggaGTTCAAGGCAGTACAGCAG gTCCAGCGCCTTCCATTCCTTCCAAGCTCAAACCTGTCCCTGGATATTCTGAGGGGCAATGAAGAGACCATTGGTTTTGAGGATATTCTTAACG aTCCATCCCAGAGTGAACTGATGGGCGAGCCACACTTGATGGTGGAGTACAAGCTGGGCTTGCTGTAG
- the Slc46a3 gene encoding lysosomal proton-coupled steroid conjugate and bile acid symporter SLC46A3, with the protein MKISFIEPAILLNAFAMTLTIPLTAQYVYRRIWEETGNYTFASGSNVSECAQNKSDPIFAFREEVQKKVSLFSLQVDMSGLIPGLVSTFILLSGSDNHGRKLPMVLSSLGSLGTNIWLCVLSYFRLPLQLLIASTFVGALLGNYTTFWGACFAYIVDQCKEYKQKIIRIAILDFMLGVVTGLTGLSSGYFIQELGFVWSYFIIAVVLMVNLAYIAFFLRDPIRESSSQIVTMSCGENLKDLFYRTYMLFKNGSSKRRSLLCLLIFTLVIYFFVIIGISPIFTLYELGSPLCWDEVYIGYGAALGSLSFLSSFLGIWLFSYCLKDLYITFIGILTTMMGMVLAAFTKTTLMMFLVRIPFFFTFMPLSVLRSMLSKVVHSTEQGALFACIAFLETLSGVAATSAYNGIYSATVAWYPGFIFLLSAGLLILPVISLWAVKCVGWEEGSYTMFVPEEPLEHTSD; encoded by the exons ATGAAGATTTCATTCATCGAGCCCGCCATTCTCCTAAACGCGTTTGCTATGACCCTGACCATCCCGCTGACAGCGCAGTACGTGTACCGGAGGATATGGGAAGAAACCGGTAACTACACCTTTGCTTCCGGTAGCAATGTCTCTGAATGCGCGCAAAACAAAAGCGACCCGATCTTTGCATTCCGGGAG GAAGTTCAGAAAAAGGTATCTCTCTTCAGCCTGCAGGTGGATATGAGTGGGTTGATTCCTGGTCTGGTGTCTACCTTCATACTTTTGTCCGGCAGCGACAACCATGGACGGAAACTCCCCATGGTTCTGTCCTCTCTCGGCTCTCTGGGAACCAACATTTGGCTGTGTGTGCTGTCTTACTTCAGGCTGCCACTCCAACTTCTGATTGCATCCACCTTCGTTGGTGCCCTCTTGGGGAATTACACCACGTTTTGGGGCGCTTGCTTTGCCTACATCGTGGACCAGTGTAAAGAATACAAGCAGAAAATCATTCGAATAGCCATCCTGGATTTTATGCTTGGAGTCGTTACTGGGCTAACGGGTCTGTCATCTGGCTATTTTATCCAAGAACTGGGCTTTGTGTGGTCCTATTTCATCATTGCCGTGGTTCTTATGGTCAACCTGGCCTACATCGCATTCTTCCTCAGGGACCCCATAAGGGAGTCTTCGTCTCAGATTGTCACTATGTCCTGTGGGGAAAACCTCAAGGATCTATTTTACCGGACTTACATGCTCTTTAAAAATGGCTCCAGTAAGCGACGATCTTTGCTCTGTCTGCTGATCTTTACCCTGGTCATTTACTTCTTTGTGATAATTGGCATTTCCCCAATTTTCACACTTTATGAGCTGGGCTCTCCGCTCTGCTGGGATGAGGTTTATATAGGCTACGGTGCAGCTTTGGGCAGTCTCTCCTTTTTGAGCAGTTTCCTCGGCATATGGCTTTTTTCCTACTGCTTGAAGGACCTTTACATCACCTTTATTGGCATCCTGACCACCATGATGGGAATGGTCCTCGCTGCTTTCACCAAGACCACTCTCATGATGTTTTTAG TCAGGATCCCATTCTTCTTCACCTTCATGCCGCTCTCCGTCCTGAGGTCCATGCTGTCAAAGGTGGTCCACTCGACTGAACAAG GTGCGTTGTTCGCTTGCATAGCTTTCCTAGAAACACTGAGTGGAGTCGCTGCGACCTCGGCTTACAATGGCATTTATTCAGCCACTGTCGCTTGGTACCCTGGCTTTATTTTTCTGCTGTCTGCCGGCCTCCTCATCCTCCCAGTCATCAGTCTATG GGCTGTCAAGTGCGTTGGCTGGGAAGAGGGGAGCTACACAATGTTCGTCCCGGAGGAGCCGCTGGAGCACACGTCAGACTGA